Proteins encoded in a region of the Halostella limicola genome:
- a CDS encoding isoaspartyl peptidase/L-asparaginase has product MQVIVHGGAGGAPDDPDARQSVLDDAATAGADASTPLDAVTAAVRVLESNPRFNAGVGGAVQSDGVVRTDAGLMTSDREAGAVSSMPGVEHALDAARVVLEETPHVFVSGEHAVRLAADYGVETDRDLWTERTRERWADADPPSGGPADHLAWLTDRFGRSDPDGRPDETDHDTVGAVARDGDRLAAATSTGGRWQALAGRVGDVPQIGSGFYCAPAGGASATGAGEDIARVTLSRRAVQHLERGADAATAADRAIESFGELTGSDAGVIVLGRDGSVGSAFNSDAMQTATTRR; this is encoded by the coding sequence ATGCAGGTCATCGTTCACGGGGGTGCCGGCGGCGCGCCGGACGACCCCGACGCGCGCCAGTCCGTTCTCGACGACGCAGCCACCGCCGGCGCCGACGCGTCGACGCCGCTCGACGCGGTAACGGCGGCGGTCCGAGTGCTGGAGTCGAACCCGCGGTTCAACGCCGGCGTCGGCGGCGCGGTGCAGTCCGACGGCGTCGTCCGTACCGACGCCGGACTGATGACGAGCGACCGCGAGGCCGGGGCGGTGTCGTCGATGCCGGGCGTCGAGCACGCCCTCGACGCGGCCCGGGTCGTCCTGGAAGAGACGCCGCACGTCTTCGTCAGCGGCGAGCACGCGGTCCGCCTCGCCGCCGACTACGGCGTCGAGACCGACCGCGACCTCTGGACCGAGCGGACGCGCGAGCGCTGGGCCGACGCGGACCCGCCGTCGGGCGGTCCCGCCGACCACCTGGCGTGGCTGACGGACCGATTCGGCCGCTCGGACCCCGACGGCCGGCCCGACGAGACGGACCACGACACGGTCGGCGCCGTCGCGCGGGACGGCGACCGCCTCGCCGCCGCCACCTCGACCGGCGGGCGGTGGCAGGCGCTCGCCGGCCGGGTCGGCGACGTGCCCCAGATCGGGAGCGGGTTCTACTGCGCCCCCGCGGGCGGCGCGTCGGCGACGGGCGCCGGCGAGGACATCGCCCGGGTGACGCTCTCGCGGCGGGCGGTCCAGCATCTGGAACGCGGGGCCGACGCCGCGACTGCGGCCGACCGCGCGATCGAGTCCTTCGGTGAGCTCACAGGGTCCGACGCGGGCGTCATCGTCCTCGGTCGCGACGGGAGCGTCGGCTCGGCGTTCAACAGCGACGCGATGCAGACCGCGACCACGCGTCGATAA